A window from Vibrio cortegadensis encodes these proteins:
- the deoD gene encoding purine-nucleoside phosphorylase: MATPHINAEMGDFADVVLMPGDPIRAKYIADTFLDDVVQVCDVRNMFGYTGTYKGRKISVMGHGMGIPSCSIYATELIKDFGVKKIIRVGSCGAVSEDIKVRDVVIGMGACTDSKVNRIRFKGHDFAAIADYKMVRNAEDAAKARGIDVKVGNLFSAELFYTPDPEMFDVMDKYGIVGVEMEAAGIYGVAAEYGAKALTICTVSDHIKTGEQTTSDERATTFNDMMEVALDSVLLGDKD, encoded by the coding sequence ATGGCTACTCCACATATTAATGCTGAAATGGGCGACTTTGCTGATGTTGTATTGATGCCTGGTGACCCTATCCGTGCTAAATACATTGCAGATACATTCCTAGATGATGTTGTTCAAGTATGCGATGTTCGTAACATGTTTGGCTACACTGGCACATACAAAGGTCGTAAGATTTCTGTAATGGGGCACGGAATGGGTATCCCATCTTGCTCTATCTACGCCACTGAATTGATCAAAGATTTTGGTGTGAAGAAAATTATTCGTGTGGGTAGCTGTGGCGCGGTTAGCGAAGACATTAAAGTTCGTGATGTTGTGATTGGCATGGGCGCATGTACCGACTCTAAAGTGAACCGCATCCGTTTTAAAGGTCATGATTTCGCTGCAATCGCGGATTATAAAATGGTTCGTAATGCTGAAGATGCTGCTAAAGCTCGTGGTATCGATGTGAAAGTTGGCAACCTATTCTCGGCTGAACTTTTTTATACTCCAGATCCAGAAATGTTTGATGTGATGGACAAATACGGAATCGTAGGCGTAGAGATGGAAGCGGCTGGTATCTACGGCGTTGCTGCTGAATATGGCGCAAAAGCTCTGACTATCTGTACTGTTTCAGATCATATTAAAACAGGCGAACAGACGACTTCAGACGAACGTGCGACAACGTTTAATGACATGATGGAAGTTGCATTAGATTCAGTATTGCTAGGCGATAAAGATTAA
- a CDS encoding phosphopentomutase, whose product MKRAFILVLDSFGIGEAPDAEKFGDVGSDTLGHIAAHCAQGKADNADRKGPLTLPNLSKLGLAMAHKEATGEFAPGLDANAEIIGAYGHAAELSSGKDTPSGHWEIAGVPVLFDWGYFTDKENSFPKELTDRILKRANLPGFLGNCHSSGTEILDNLGEEHMKTGLPIFYTSADSVFQIACHEETFGLQNLLDLCQIAREELADYNIGRVIARPFIGAGKGQFERTGNRRDLSVEPPAATVLQKLVDEKGGQVHSIGKISDIYAGCGISKKTKATGIPALFEATKEAIAAAEDNTIVFTNFVDFDSAYGHRRDVAGYAAALEYFDNRLPEILEMMGEDDIVILTADHGCDPTWPGTDHTREFIPVLAYGPKLPAGSLGHRSTFADIGQSLAEYFGTSDMDYGKSFL is encoded by the coding sequence ATGAAAAGAGCATTTATTTTAGTTTTAGATTCATTCGGTATTGGCGAAGCACCTGATGCAGAAAAGTTCGGTGATGTAGGTTCTGATACTCTTGGCCACATCGCAGCTCACTGCGCACAAGGCAAAGCTGATAATGCAGATCGTAAAGGTCCATTAACGCTACCTAACCTATCTAAACTAGGTTTAGCGATGGCACATAAAGAAGCAACGGGCGAATTTGCTCCAGGTCTTGATGCGAATGCTGAGATCATTGGTGCTTACGGCCATGCCGCTGAACTTTCTTCTGGTAAAGATACGCCTTCAGGTCACTGGGAAATCGCAGGTGTTCCAGTACTGTTTGATTGGGGCTACTTTACAGATAAAGAAAACAGCTTCCCGAAAGAGCTGACAGATCGCATTCTTAAGCGTGCAAACCTGCCTGGCTTCCTAGGTAATTGTCACTCATCGGGTACAGAAATCCTAGATAACCTAGGTGAAGAACACATGAAGACTGGCTTACCAATCTTCTACACTTCAGCAGACTCTGTTTTCCAGATCGCTTGTCATGAAGAGACATTCGGCCTGCAAAACCTATTAGACCTTTGTCAGATTGCTCGTGAAGAACTAGCAGACTACAACATCGGTCGTGTTATCGCTCGTCCGTTTATTGGTGCTGGTAAAGGTCAATTCGAACGTACGGGTAACCGTCGTGATCTTTCTGTTGAGCCACCTGCAGCAACGGTTTTACAAAAACTCGTTGATGAGAAAGGCGGACAAGTACACTCAATTGGTAAGATCTCTGATATCTACGCAGGTTGCGGTATTTCTAAGAAAACGAAAGCGACAGGTATCCCTGCTCTATTCGAAGCAACGAAAGAAGCGATCGCAGCAGCAGAAGACAACACAATCGTATTCACTAACTTTGTTGATTTCGATTCAGCTTATGGTCACCGTCGTGATGTTGCGGGTTATGCTGCAGCTCTAGAGTATTTCGATAACCGTTTACCTGAAATCTTAGAGATGATGGGTGAAGATGATATCGTGATTCTAACAGCAGACCACGGTTGTGATCCTACTTGGCCTGGTACTGACCATACTCGTGAGTTTATTCCAGTATTAGCTTACGGACCAAAACTACCAGCAGGTTCATTAGGTCACCGTAGTACTTTCGCTGATATCGGCCAAAGCCTAGCAGAGTACTTTGGTACTTCTGATATGGATTACGGAAAAAGCTTTCTATAA
- a CDS encoding YtjB family periplasmic protein: MDGSLFSLRNAFRILILALLVVMFITTIKNSVVISKGNEKIQSRQLETLTKVLISQAALSASEMITQQDQERLLKLTNQLSQDRLVFDATIYDAEGVRLASSDKALTAREVLGLDTPLSTASIGRQQLLEPVFNDGNIIGFVRITFETGKVTAISDHHYRKSDRYMYLMLMMSFLSGMLIVAILRRKPRDKGENLLLKNVG, translated from the coding sequence ATTGACGGTTCGTTATTTTCTCTGAGAAATGCATTTCGTATTCTCATTTTGGCGCTTTTGGTCGTCATGTTTATTACAACAATCAAAAATAGTGTTGTGATCAGTAAAGGTAATGAAAAAATTCAGTCTCGACAGCTTGAGACATTAACTAAAGTCCTGATCTCCCAAGCCGCACTTTCGGCTAGCGAGATGATCACACAGCAAGATCAGGAACGACTACTAAAATTAACCAACCAACTTTCTCAAGATCGCTTAGTGTTTGATGCCACGATTTATGACGCGGAGGGGGTTCGGCTCGCTTCAAGTGATAAAGCGCTGACGGCTCGTGAGGTTTTAGGGCTTGATACGCCTCTCTCAACCGCAAGTATTGGCAGGCAGCAGTTGTTAGAACCGGTGTTTAACGATGGTAATATCATTGGTTTTGTGAGGATCACATTCGAAACGGGTAAAGTAACGGCTATTTCTGATCACCATTATCGAAAAAGTGATCGTTACATGTATCTAATGCTGATGATGAGCTTCCTCAGTGGCATGCTCATTGTGGCTATCTTACGAAGAAAGCCAAGGGATAAAGGGGAAAACTTACTGTTAAAAAATGTAGGTTAA
- the deoA gene encoding thymidine phosphorylase, giving the protein MYLPQEIIRKKRDNEVLTTEEINFFIQGVAKNTVSEGQIAAFAMAIFFNEMTMPERIALTCAMRDSGMVIDWSHMNFGGPIVDKHSTGGVGDVTSLMLGPMVAACGGFVPMISGRGLGHTGGTLDKLESIPGYNITPTNDVFGQVTKDAGVAIIGQTGDLAPADKRVYATRDITATVDNISLITASILSKKLAAGLDSLVMDVKVGSGAFMPTYEASEDLARSIVAVANGAGTKTTAILTDMNQVLASSAGNAVEVREAVQFLTGEYRNSRLLNITLASCAEMLVLGNLAKDSDEARAKLMEVLDNGKAAECFGKMVAGLGGPADFVENYDNYLEKAEIIKPVYALESGIVSAMDTRAIGMAVVGMGGGRRVATDSIDYAVGFDGFIRLGETASSDKPLAIIHARTEEQWQEAAKALQSAIVVGGTYEATPDVYRQIRSEDV; this is encoded by the coding sequence ATGTATTTACCACAAGAAATCATCCGTAAAAAACGCGACAACGAAGTTCTTACTACTGAAGAAATCAACTTCTTCATTCAAGGAGTTGCAAAGAATACTGTATCTGAAGGCCAAATCGCTGCATTCGCAATGGCGATCTTTTTCAATGAAATGACGATGCCAGAACGTATCGCACTTACCTGTGCAATGCGTGATTCAGGCATGGTTATCGATTGGTCTCACATGAATTTTGGTGGTCCAATTGTCGATAAACACTCTACTGGTGGTGTTGGTGACGTAACTTCTCTAATGCTTGGCCCTATGGTGGCAGCATGTGGTGGTTTTGTACCAATGATCTCTGGCCGAGGCCTTGGTCACACTGGTGGTACTCTTGATAAACTAGAATCAATTCCTGGTTACAATATCACACCAACTAACGACGTATTTGGACAAGTAACCAAAGACGCGGGTGTGGCTATTATTGGTCAAACTGGTGATCTAGCCCCTGCTGATAAACGTGTTTACGCGACTCGTGATATTACTGCGACGGTTGATAACATCTCACTTATCACAGCTTCAATTCTTTCTAAGAAATTGGCTGCAGGCCTTGATTCGCTAGTAATGGATGTAAAAGTAGGTTCAGGCGCATTCATGCCAACTTATGAAGCATCTGAAGATCTCGCTCGTTCTATTGTTGCTGTTGCAAATGGTGCAGGCACCAAAACAACGGCGATTCTAACGGATATGAACCAAGTATTAGCGTCTTCTGCAGGTAATGCTGTTGAAGTTCGTGAAGCGGTTCAATTCTTGACTGGCGAATACCGTAACTCTCGTCTTCTGAACATCACTTTAGCATCATGTGCTGAAATGTTAGTGCTGGGCAATCTTGCGAAAGATTCAGATGAAGCTCGCGCTAAGTTGATGGAAGTTCTGGATAACGGAAAAGCGGCAGAGTGCTTTGGTAAAATGGTTGCAGGCCTTGGTGGCCCAGCAGACTTCGTAGAAAACTACGATAACTACCTAGAGAAAGCAGAAATTATTAAACCAGTGTACGCACTTGAAAGTGGCATTGTTTCAGCAATGGATACGCGTGCAATTGGTATGGCTGTTGTAGGAATGGGCGGCGGTCGTCGCGTGGCTACAGACAGCATCGATTATGCAGTAGGCTTTGATGGGTTCATTCGTTTAGGCGAAACAGCAAGCAGTGATAAGCCACTAGCAATTATTCATGCCCGCACAGAAGAGCAATGGCAAGAAGCGGCGAAAGCGCTGCAAAGTGCTATTGTTGTGGGTGGCACTTACGAAGCAACTCCAGATGTGTACCGTCAGATTCGTTCTGAAGACGTATAA
- the serB gene encoding phosphoserine phosphatase: MEALKILPIKRHTSLLTRLPETIKTSQLARAKATWIVFGEFLSPECFDEIDEHTGIEHIILDTWKVGHYEVALMSGALTEQHKQVLHALELDYANLSEVPDLSKPGLIVMDMDSTAIRIECIDEIAKLAGVGELVSEVTERAMQGELDFEQSLRQRVAALKGADESILEQVRSTLPLMPDLEELVNTLSALGWKTAIASGGFTYFSDYLKDSLDLDHAQSNTLEIIDGKLTGQVLGDVVSATTKADILLELADKYNVEVHNTVAVGDGANDLVMMDIAGLGVAYHAKPKVEERAQTAVRFSGLGGVLCILSAKLAVQKKISWKSKP, encoded by the coding sequence ATGGAAGCGTTAAAGATTTTGCCAATAAAGAGGCACACCTCGTTACTGACTCGTTTACCTGAGACAATAAAAACATCACAACTCGCCCGAGCAAAGGCGACATGGATCGTTTTCGGAGAGTTTTTATCTCCTGAATGTTTTGATGAGATAGATGAACATACAGGGATCGAGCATATTATCTTAGATACATGGAAGGTCGGCCATTATGAGGTTGCCTTGATGTCAGGAGCGTTAACCGAGCAGCACAAACAAGTGCTTCATGCTTTAGAGCTCGATTATGCCAACTTAAGTGAAGTTCCAGATCTATCAAAACCTGGATTGATCGTCATGGATATGGACTCAACCGCAATACGGATTGAGTGCATTGATGAGATCGCCAAACTGGCGGGTGTGGGAGAGCTTGTTTCTGAAGTGACAGAGCGAGCCATGCAAGGTGAACTCGACTTTGAACAGAGTTTACGCCAAAGAGTGGCAGCGTTGAAAGGTGCAGATGAATCCATTCTAGAACAGGTGAGATCAACTCTCCCATTGATGCCTGATCTTGAAGAGCTGGTTAATACACTCAGTGCCTTAGGTTGGAAAACCGCTATTGCATCAGGGGGCTTTACCTATTTTTCCGATTATTTGAAAGATAGCCTAGATTTGGATCACGCTCAGTCTAATACATTGGAAATCATCGATGGAAAATTAACCGGACAAGTGCTGGGGGATGTTGTATCGGCAACAACGAAAGCGGATATCTTGTTGGAACTTGCTGATAAATATAATGTTGAAGTACACAACACCGTTGCTGTTGGTGACGGTGCAAATGACTTAGTGATGATGGATATCGCAGGCTTAGGGGTCGCTTATCATGCAAAACCTAAAGTGGAAGAACGAGCGCAAACCGCAGTTCGCTTCTCTGGTTTAGGTGGTGTGCTATGTATTTTATCGGCAAAATTAGCGGTACAGAAAAAAATCAGTTGGAAGAGTAAACCCTAG